A portion of the Scylla paramamosain isolate STU-SP2022 chromosome 2, ASM3559412v1, whole genome shotgun sequence genome contains these proteins:
- the LOC135109547 gene encoding ligand of Numb protein X 2-like isoform X1: protein MEASPEAGGVGGRCGRRRNCRTCGQQHQPHEPHLYDYIDEVDEDITCHICLQPLVTPLDTPCGHTFCRPCLLSYLTVQQSCPVDRKPLSQQLCSPSSLVLKKLLEKLKVKCPNEDHCTSEMQRGDLEDHLKYRCPGNWVSCPHTTSGCDYRGPPRSMSTHTASCPFKDQGTSVSRPPVLEGQITHLEVPRTHTSLGITIVGGSDTPLRCVVVQEVFPDGLVAQDGRLQPGDQIIEVDGVDMTSATHQAVCQALRRPNSVLRLGVYRERIEAQRALLSSPAPTTPVNKGSAAHQPQPGEAMMVSLRKESNRQLGLKLGGRRTEPGIFVMEVLEGSVAAQDGRLHPHDRILAINGADVRYARLDHASTLIQESRYSVSLVVSRGTSVVDSPTGPEYQHLFRSPDPALPALHWRTKSAPERLVPRLDCHHKDINKSLGDVTDSGTEEVGLSASCESLDGRRGFNGGMVIGGSLGSLGTGHQSNEGSLASLGSTLHQSSGSLSSAARCGIQDEDSTPPALPPRPRHALAHSRSNDQLAHSRSNDQLAHSRSNDQLAHSRSNDQLATPDSANSEGLREGRGLEDSPPQDATDGSISSRLKSRRSRDVSDISELSHGFSRSLRIEGAHLHQKTVTISKGSNESLGMRIGGGLGSNEGDTPIYIANINPQGPVGKSKQVKKGDVVLSVNGQSLVGLTHGQAVALLKATAELAGVTLSLLDGPETSQGSANFVPSWLFWQKLPRSLHVSKSVVLHRAPGASLGFSIVGGADPQRGTEPIHVLFVVQSSPAAADGKLRCGDRLLAVDGHSLELVRHAAAVALLKQAGQRVHLQVVSWLGTEL, encoded by the exons ATGGAGGCCTCCCCCGAAGCGGGTGGGGTGGGCGGCCGGTGTGGGCGGCGCCGTAACTGCCGCACGTGTGGGCAGCAACACCAGCCCCACGAGCCACACCTGTACGACTACATCGACGAGGTGGACGAAGACATCACCTGCCATATCTGCCTGCAg CCACTGGTGACGCCCCTGGACACGCCGTGCGGCCATACCTTCTGCCGGCCGTGCCTTCTATCGTACCTCACCGTGCAGCAGAGTTGTCCCGTAGACCGCAAGCCACTTTCCCAGCAGCTGTGTAGTCCGTCCTCCCTTGTGCTAAAGAa ACTCCTGGAGAAGCTGAAGGTAAAATGCCCCAACGAGGACCACTGTACCAGCGAGATGCAGCGAGGCGACCTGGAAGACCATCTCAAGTACAG GTGCCCCGGGAACTGGGTATCATGTCCCCACACCACCTCCGGCTGCGATTACCGTGGCCCGCCGCGCTCCATGTCTACCCACACCGCTTCCTGCCCCTTCAAGGACCAGGGTACGA GTGTGTCACGCCCACCTGTGCTGGAGGGCCAGATCACACACCTGGAGGTTCCTCGCACGCACACCAGCCTCGGCATCACCATCGTGGGCGGCTCAGACACGCCACTG CGGTGCGTGGTGGTACAGGAAGTGTTCCCGGACGGGCTGGTGGCACAGGATGGCCGCCTTCAGCCTGGCGACCAGATCATTGAGGTGGACGGTGTGGACATGACCTCGGCGACCCACCAAGCCGTGTGTCAGGCCCTGCGGCGGCCCAACTCTGTGCTCCGGCTTGGCGTCTACCGCGAGAGGATCGAGGCTCAGAGGGCGCTGTTGTCGTCCCCGGCACCAACCACCCCCGTCAACAAGGGCTCCGCCGCACACCAGCCACAGCCAG GTGAAGCCATGATGGTGTCGCTTCGCAAGGAGAGCAACCGTCAGTTGGGGTTAAAGCTTGGGGGGCGCCGTACTGAACCAGGCATCTTTGTGATGGAAGTGCTGGAGGGTTCTGTGGCAGCGCAGGACGGGCGCCTCCACCCTCACGATCGCATCCTAGCCATCAATGGCGCGGATGTGCGTTATGCTCGCCTCGACCACGCCTCCACCCTCATTCAGGAGAGCCGGTACAGTGTGAGCCTCGTCGTGAGTCGTGGCACCAGCGTGGTGGACAGCCCTACCGGTCCAGAATACCAGCATCTTTTCCGCTCGCCGGATCCCGCCCTCCCTGCACTTCACTGGCGCACCAAGTCCGCCCCAGAACGCCTTGTTCCGCGCCTTGACTGTCACCACAAAGATATCAACAAAAGTCTTGGAGACGTAACCGACTCGGGCACTGAAGAGGTGGGCTTGTCTGCTTCCTGTGAGTCTCTGGATGGCCGAAGAGGCTTCAACGGAGGCATGGTGATCGGGGGTTCGTTGGGCTCACTGGGCACAGGACATCAGAGCAACGAGGGTTCTCTTGCCTCTCTGGGATCAACACTGCACCAGAGCTCCGGAAGCCTTTCCTCGGCAGCGCGGTGCGGGATTCAGGACGAAGACTCCACTCCCCCGGCGCTGCCCCCCCGACCCCGTCACGCCCTGGCTCACTCCCGCTCCAACGATCAGCTGGCTCACTCCCGCTCCAACGATCAACTGGCTCACTCCCGCTCTAACGATCAGCTGGCTCACTCCCGCTCCAACGATCAGCTCGCCACGCCGGATTCTGCTAACAGTGAAGGCTTGCGAGAGGGACGCGGCTTGGAGGACTCTCCCCCGCAGGATGCTACGGATGGCTCCATCAGCAGCCGCCTGAAAAGTCGCCGTTCTCGGGATGTGAGCGACATTAGTGAGCTGAGCCATGGGTTCTCGCGCTCCCTGCGCATTGAAGGTGCTCACCTCCATCAGAAAACTGTCACGATCTCAAAG GGCAGCAACGAAAGCCTGGGAATGAGGATAGGCGGCGGGCTGGGTAGCAACGAGGGAGACACGCCCATATACATTGCAAACATCAATCCACAGGGACCTGTTGGCAAATCTAAGCAGGTCAAG AAAGGGGATGTGGTGCTGTCGGTGAACGGACAGTCACTGGTGGGGCTGACGCACGGCCAGGCCGTGGCGCTGCTGAAGGCTACGGCCGAGCTGGCAGGCGTCACGCTCTCGCTCCTGGATGGCCCGGAGACTTCGCAGGGATCCGCGAACTTCGTACCGTCGTGGCTGTTCTGGCAGAAACTCCCTCGCTCGCTGCACGTGTCCAAGAGCGTGGTGCTGCACCGAGCACCAGGCGCGTCGCTTGGCTTCAGCATCGTGGGCGGCGCCGACCCGCAGCGCGGCACGGAGCCCATCCACGTGCTCTTTGTGGTGCAGTCGTCGCCGGCAGCAGCCGACGGCAAGCTGCGCTGCGGAGACCGGCTGCTAGCGGTGGACGGCCATTCACTGGAGCTGGTGCGGCACGCCGCTGCCGTGGCCCTGCTCAAGCAGGCTGGTCAGAGAGTGCACCTGCAGGTTGTGTCCTGGCTGGGCACGGAGCTGTGA
- the LOC135109547 gene encoding ligand of Numb protein X 2-like isoform X2 — MEASPEAGGVGGRCGRRRNCRTCGQQHQPHEPHLYDYIDEVDEDITCHICLQPLVTPLDTPCGHTFCRPCLLSYLTVQQSCPVDRKPLSQQLCSPSSLVLKKLLEKLKVKCPNEDHCTSEMQRGDLEDHLKYRCPGNWVSCPHTTSGCDYRGPPRSMSTHTASCPFKDQGVSRPPVLEGQITHLEVPRTHTSLGITIVGGSDTPLRCVVVQEVFPDGLVAQDGRLQPGDQIIEVDGVDMTSATHQAVCQALRRPNSVLRLGVYRERIEAQRALLSSPAPTTPVNKGSAAHQPQPGEAMMVSLRKESNRQLGLKLGGRRTEPGIFVMEVLEGSVAAQDGRLHPHDRILAINGADVRYARLDHASTLIQESRYSVSLVVSRGTSVVDSPTGPEYQHLFRSPDPALPALHWRTKSAPERLVPRLDCHHKDINKSLGDVTDSGTEEVGLSASCESLDGRRGFNGGMVIGGSLGSLGTGHQSNEGSLASLGSTLHQSSGSLSSAARCGIQDEDSTPPALPPRPRHALAHSRSNDQLAHSRSNDQLAHSRSNDQLAHSRSNDQLATPDSANSEGLREGRGLEDSPPQDATDGSISSRLKSRRSRDVSDISELSHGFSRSLRIEGAHLHQKTVTISKGSNESLGMRIGGGLGSNEGDTPIYIANINPQGPVGKSKQVKKGDVVLSVNGQSLVGLTHGQAVALLKATAELAGVTLSLLDGPETSQGSANFVPSWLFWQKLPRSLHVSKSVVLHRAPGASLGFSIVGGADPQRGTEPIHVLFVVQSSPAAADGKLRCGDRLLAVDGHSLELVRHAAAVALLKQAGQRVHLQVVSWLGTEL, encoded by the exons ATGGAGGCCTCCCCCGAAGCGGGTGGGGTGGGCGGCCGGTGTGGGCGGCGCCGTAACTGCCGCACGTGTGGGCAGCAACACCAGCCCCACGAGCCACACCTGTACGACTACATCGACGAGGTGGACGAAGACATCACCTGCCATATCTGCCTGCAg CCACTGGTGACGCCCCTGGACACGCCGTGCGGCCATACCTTCTGCCGGCCGTGCCTTCTATCGTACCTCACCGTGCAGCAGAGTTGTCCCGTAGACCGCAAGCCACTTTCCCAGCAGCTGTGTAGTCCGTCCTCCCTTGTGCTAAAGAa ACTCCTGGAGAAGCTGAAGGTAAAATGCCCCAACGAGGACCACTGTACCAGCGAGATGCAGCGAGGCGACCTGGAAGACCATCTCAAGTACAG GTGCCCCGGGAACTGGGTATCATGTCCCCACACCACCTCCGGCTGCGATTACCGTGGCCCGCCGCGCTCCATGTCTACCCACACCGCTTCCTGCCCCTTCAAGGACCAGG GTGTGTCACGCCCACCTGTGCTGGAGGGCCAGATCACACACCTGGAGGTTCCTCGCACGCACACCAGCCTCGGCATCACCATCGTGGGCGGCTCAGACACGCCACTG CGGTGCGTGGTGGTACAGGAAGTGTTCCCGGACGGGCTGGTGGCACAGGATGGCCGCCTTCAGCCTGGCGACCAGATCATTGAGGTGGACGGTGTGGACATGACCTCGGCGACCCACCAAGCCGTGTGTCAGGCCCTGCGGCGGCCCAACTCTGTGCTCCGGCTTGGCGTCTACCGCGAGAGGATCGAGGCTCAGAGGGCGCTGTTGTCGTCCCCGGCACCAACCACCCCCGTCAACAAGGGCTCCGCCGCACACCAGCCACAGCCAG GTGAAGCCATGATGGTGTCGCTTCGCAAGGAGAGCAACCGTCAGTTGGGGTTAAAGCTTGGGGGGCGCCGTACTGAACCAGGCATCTTTGTGATGGAAGTGCTGGAGGGTTCTGTGGCAGCGCAGGACGGGCGCCTCCACCCTCACGATCGCATCCTAGCCATCAATGGCGCGGATGTGCGTTATGCTCGCCTCGACCACGCCTCCACCCTCATTCAGGAGAGCCGGTACAGTGTGAGCCTCGTCGTGAGTCGTGGCACCAGCGTGGTGGACAGCCCTACCGGTCCAGAATACCAGCATCTTTTCCGCTCGCCGGATCCCGCCCTCCCTGCACTTCACTGGCGCACCAAGTCCGCCCCAGAACGCCTTGTTCCGCGCCTTGACTGTCACCACAAAGATATCAACAAAAGTCTTGGAGACGTAACCGACTCGGGCACTGAAGAGGTGGGCTTGTCTGCTTCCTGTGAGTCTCTGGATGGCCGAAGAGGCTTCAACGGAGGCATGGTGATCGGGGGTTCGTTGGGCTCACTGGGCACAGGACATCAGAGCAACGAGGGTTCTCTTGCCTCTCTGGGATCAACACTGCACCAGAGCTCCGGAAGCCTTTCCTCGGCAGCGCGGTGCGGGATTCAGGACGAAGACTCCACTCCCCCGGCGCTGCCCCCCCGACCCCGTCACGCCCTGGCTCACTCCCGCTCCAACGATCAGCTGGCTCACTCCCGCTCCAACGATCAACTGGCTCACTCCCGCTCTAACGATCAGCTGGCTCACTCCCGCTCCAACGATCAGCTCGCCACGCCGGATTCTGCTAACAGTGAAGGCTTGCGAGAGGGACGCGGCTTGGAGGACTCTCCCCCGCAGGATGCTACGGATGGCTCCATCAGCAGCCGCCTGAAAAGTCGCCGTTCTCGGGATGTGAGCGACATTAGTGAGCTGAGCCATGGGTTCTCGCGCTCCCTGCGCATTGAAGGTGCTCACCTCCATCAGAAAACTGTCACGATCTCAAAG GGCAGCAACGAAAGCCTGGGAATGAGGATAGGCGGCGGGCTGGGTAGCAACGAGGGAGACACGCCCATATACATTGCAAACATCAATCCACAGGGACCTGTTGGCAAATCTAAGCAGGTCAAG AAAGGGGATGTGGTGCTGTCGGTGAACGGACAGTCACTGGTGGGGCTGACGCACGGCCAGGCCGTGGCGCTGCTGAAGGCTACGGCCGAGCTGGCAGGCGTCACGCTCTCGCTCCTGGATGGCCCGGAGACTTCGCAGGGATCCGCGAACTTCGTACCGTCGTGGCTGTTCTGGCAGAAACTCCCTCGCTCGCTGCACGTGTCCAAGAGCGTGGTGCTGCACCGAGCACCAGGCGCGTCGCTTGGCTTCAGCATCGTGGGCGGCGCCGACCCGCAGCGCGGCACGGAGCCCATCCACGTGCTCTTTGTGGTGCAGTCGTCGCCGGCAGCAGCCGACGGCAAGCTGCGCTGCGGAGACCGGCTGCTAGCGGTGGACGGCCATTCACTGGAGCTGGTGCGGCACGCCGCTGCCGTGGCCCTGCTCAAGCAGGCTGGTCAGAGAGTGCACCTGCAGGTTGTGTCCTGGCTGGGCACGGAGCTGTGA